Proteins encoded together in one Lysinibacillus sp. FSL K6-0232 window:
- a CDS encoding IS3 family transposase (programmed frameshift), whose amino-acid sequence MTKRERRTFTEDFKQQIVQLYQNGKPRKEIIREYDLTPSSLDKWVSQSQKSGSFKEKDNLTDEQKELMELRKRNKQLEMENDIFKASRADTRTKVNVIKNNQHKYSISAMCKVLQIPRSTYYYEAKERVSEDPVTSDVIDIFHASRQNYGTRKIKVELKKRGHIVSRRRIGRIMQEQGLVSSYTIAQFKPHTKSCNESEQTNELNRAFAQEQEMTTIVSDLTYVRVNQKWNYVCVFVDLFNREIVGFSTGPNKDALLVYRALASIKVDLNKIQLFHTDRGNEFKNNLIDDALKTFNIQRSLSMKGCPYDNAVAEATFKIIKTEFVKGRHFSSLEELTRELKDYVHWFNSIRIHGTLGYESPIEYKHRHLKKIV is encoded by the exons ATGACTAAAAGAGAACGCCGAACATTTACTGAAGATTTCAAGCAACAGATCGTGCAGCTGTACCAAAATGGAAAACCAAGAAAAGAGATTATTCGTGAATATGATCTTACTCCTTCATCTTTAGACAAGTGGGTGAGTCAGAGTCAAAAATCAGGTTCTTTTAAGGAGAAAGACAATTTAACAGATGAACAAAAAGAATTGATGGAACTCCGAAAAAGAAACAAGCAACTAGAAATGGAAAATGACATTT TTAAAGCAAGCCGCGCTGATACTAGGACGAAAGTAAATGTAATCAAGAATAATCAACACAAATACTCGATATCAGCAATGTGCAAAGTCCTGCAAATCCCTAGAAGTACTTATTATTATGAAGCAAAAGAAAGAGTATCGGAGGATCCCGTTACCTCTGATGTAATCGATATTTTTCACGCAAGCCGTCAGAACTATGGAACACGTAAAATCAAAGTAGAATTAAAAAAGCGCGGTCATATTGTTTCCAGGCGAAGAATTGGGCGCATCATGCAGGAGCAGGGTCTCGTTTCTTCATACACAATCGCTCAATTTAAACCACATACAAAATCCTGTAATGAATCAGAACAAACAAATGAACTAAATCGTGCATTCGCACAGGAACAAGAAATGACCACAATCGTTAGCGATTTAACGTACGTAAGAGTCAATCAAAAATGGAACTACGTATGTGTCTTTGTCGATCTCTTTAATCGGGAAATCGTCGGTTTTAGTACAGGGCCAAATAAAGATGCATTACTCGTTTATCGTGCGTTAGCTTCTATCAAAGTCGATCTTAATAAGATACAGCTTTTTCATACGGATCGTGGAAATGAGTTTAAAAATAATTTGATTGATGATGCTTTAAAGACTTTTAATATCCAACGATCCTTAAGTATGAAGGGCTGCCCGTATGATAATGCAGTAGCTGAAGCAACATTCAAAATCATCAAAACAGAGTTTGTGAAGGGCAGACATTTTAGTAGTTTAGAAGAATTAACAAGGGAGTTAAAGGACTATGTTCACTGGTTTAATAGCATAAGAATTCATGGAACCCTTGGATATGAAAGCCCAATTGAGTACAAACATAGACACCTTAAAAAAATTGTCTAG
- a CDS encoding FRG domain-containing protein translates to MSITLSSNSEKKLFRGQSNDEWDLEPSIIRGKKMPNKEAAMYLEIQQANHKEFIDDDFINNACNMQHYGIPTRLLDWTENSLHALYFACVSENWIGVPGKIYYIKSPEVININSKENEIIEHFLRYKYLSCEKVKVSVINHLKKMAYSNSKRYTFFKTKYYNERIKSQQGCFSVYFEQTEEEAGIVRELLLEEIKSEYLNAELYKGEIERTILNSISDKISEVVKNKKFDSYYISEAMEAINALLDLQNPIEKRLAEELIEKLKMLSKVVEKKHCMDDIVTHENQLQIIIKPELKEVLIKQLENMGINSRTVYPDIQGLASYLKEHY, encoded by the coding sequence ATGAGCATTACGTTATCTAGCAACTCAGAAAAGAAATTATTTAGAGGACAGTCAAACGATGAATGGGATTTAGAGCCAAGTATAATTAGGGGAAAGAAGATGCCTAACAAAGAGGCTGCTATGTATCTTGAAATACAACAAGCAAACCATAAAGAGTTTATTGACGACGATTTTATTAATAATGCCTGTAATATGCAGCATTACGGGATTCCTACTAGACTGTTAGATTGGACAGAAAATTCATTACATGCCCTATATTTTGCATGTGTTAGTGAAAATTGGATAGGTGTTCCTGGAAAAATATATTATATAAAATCTCCAGAAGTTATTAATATAAATTCTAAAGAAAATGAGATTATAGAGCACTTTTTAAGATATAAGTATTTGAGTTGTGAAAAGGTTAAAGTTTCTGTTATTAATCACCTAAAAAAGATGGCGTATAGTAATTCTAAGAGATATACGTTCTTTAAAACTAAATATTATAACGAACGTATTAAGAGTCAACAGGGCTGTTTTTCAGTCTATTTTGAACAGACTGAAGAAGAAGCGGGTATTGTTCGAGAATTGCTTCTCGAGGAGATAAAAAGTGAATATTTGAATGCCGAATTATATAAAGGAGAAATAGAAAGGACAATTCTAAATTCGATATCTGATAAGATATCAGAAGTTGTAAAAAATAAGAAATTTGATTCATACTATATTAGTGAGGCTATGGAGGCTATAAATGCTTTGTTAGATTTACAGAATCCTATTGAAAAGCGGTTAGCGGAGGAACTTATAGAAAAGTTGAAAATGTTATCTAAAGTTGTTGAGAAAAAACATTGTATGGATGACATAGTAACTCATGAAAATCAATTGCAGATTATTATTAAGCCGGAATTAAAAGAGGTATTGATTAAACAGTTAGAAAATATGGGTATTAATAGTAGGACGGTATATCCTGATATTCAGGGGCTAGCTAGTTATTTAAAAGAGCATTATTAG
- the aceA gene encoding isocitrate lyase translates to MSTRQERIEALEKEWAENPRWAGIERTYSAEEVVKLQGSVVIEQTLAQRGATRLWNSLHEEPFINALGALTGNQAVQQVKAGLKAIYLSGWQVAADANLSGQMYPDQSLYPANSVPAVVKRINQALQRADQIDYAEGRVDEFDWFAPIVADAEAGFGGPLNVFELVKGMIEAGAAGVHLEDQLASEKKCGHLGGKVLLPTQNAVRNLIAARLATDVLGVDTILIARTDADAADMVTSDIDPRDAEFITGERTPEGFFRTKAGIKQAIARGLAYAPYADLIWCETSKPSLEEAREFAEAIHAEFPGKMLAYNCSPSFNWKANLSEEEIAEYQRELGKLGYKFQFVTLAGFHALNHSMFELAYDYKDNGMAAYSKLQQAEFASESKGYTATRHQREVGTGYFDEISQVISGGTSSTTAMAGSTETEQFV, encoded by the coding sequence ATGTCAACTCGTCAAGAAAGAATCGAAGCTTTAGAAAAAGAATGGGCTGAAAACCCACGTTGGGCTGGTATTGAACGCACATATTCAGCAGAGGAAGTTGTTAAACTACAAGGTTCTGTTGTTATTGAGCAGACATTAGCACAAAGAGGTGCTACTCGACTTTGGAATTCACTACATGAGGAGCCATTTATTAATGCATTGGGGGCATTAACAGGTAATCAGGCAGTGCAACAGGTCAAAGCGGGATTAAAAGCTATCTATCTATCAGGTTGGCAAGTAGCGGCAGATGCAAACCTTTCAGGGCAAATGTATCCTGACCAATCGTTATATCCAGCAAACTCTGTACCAGCAGTAGTAAAACGAATTAATCAAGCGCTTCAACGTGCAGATCAAATCGATTACGCTGAAGGACGAGTAGATGAATTCGATTGGTTCGCACCAATTGTAGCAGATGCGGAGGCGGGCTTTGGTGGTCCATTAAATGTATTCGAGCTTGTGAAAGGTATGATTGAGGCTGGAGCAGCTGGCGTTCACCTAGAGGACCAATTAGCTTCTGAGAAGAAATGTGGTCACTTAGGAGGTAAAGTTTTACTGCCAACGCAAAATGCAGTGCGTAACTTAATTGCTGCTCGACTAGCAACAGATGTTCTGGGTGTAGATACAATTTTAATCGCTCGTACAGATGCTGATGCTGCGGATATGGTTACATCAGATATTGACCCACGTGATGCTGAGTTCATTACTGGCGAACGTACTCCTGAAGGCTTCTTCCGTACAAAAGCAGGTATCAAACAAGCGATTGCTCGTGGTTTAGCTTACGCGCCATATGCAGATTTAATTTGGTGCGAAACTTCTAAGCCATCACTTGAGGAAGCTCGTGAATTTGCTGAGGCTATTCATGCAGAGTTCCCAGGTAAAATGCTTGCCTATAACTGCTCGCCTTCATTCAACTGGAAAGCAAATCTTTCAGAGGAGGAAATTGCTGAGTATCAACGCGAGCTTGGTAAACTAGGGTATAAATTCCAATTCGTTACATTAGCAGGCTTCCATGCACTTAACCATTCTATGTTTGAGCTTGCATATGACTATAAAGATAATGGTATGGCTGCATACTCTAAGCTACAGCAAGCGGAATTTGCTTCTGAATCAAAAGGCTATACAGCTACACGCCACCAACGTGAAGTAGGTACTGGATACTTTGATGAAATCTCTCAAGTAATCTCTGGCGGTACTTCTTCTACAACGGCAATGGCAGGTTCTACAGAAACAGAACAGTTTGTTTAA
- a CDS encoding TnsD family Tn7-like transposition protein has protein sequence MLNNFPMLYPDELFYSALARYKQMNAIDSKLGLERDVYGIERHHKVGKSVYFPQRLGPFIERLPFYTNLSADELIWEHTMFPFYTAFMTEEKTTAIYNAMKYGNRMSIENMVGIPMSKIKTPQFLRYCPCCYEQDLNNFGESYWRRLPQVPGVLYCPTHQVLYKESAVDITKENLDYICADDDVCNAALSSDEVAAYKEFDERYVQNVQWLMQNRIRLPHNYMSSFYIDRLRDAELTSYAGNIKMTEFLEAFQTYYPASYLEMMQSAVSLEERNNWLKLFIRNTAKNRSPLRHLLVLQFLNVPLDKLFELEPVIGKRVRKRSNRVPIYSSEERKEQWLMLLSKHPNANRKELSKINNGLFAWLRIHEREWFDEVTPKGRKGCNQ, from the coding sequence ATGTTAAATAACTTCCCGATGCTCTACCCCGACGAGCTATTTTACAGCGCTCTTGCAAGATACAAACAGATGAATGCTATTGATAGCAAGCTAGGGTTAGAAAGAGATGTGTATGGAATCGAGCGGCATCATAAAGTAGGAAAGTCTGTATATTTTCCGCAGAGGCTTGGACCTTTTATTGAAAGGCTACCATTCTACACGAATTTATCAGCGGATGAGCTGATTTGGGAACATACAATGTTTCCGTTTTATACAGCATTTATGACCGAGGAGAAGACGACTGCAATATACAATGCAATGAAATACGGGAACCGGATGAGCATAGAGAATATGGTCGGCATCCCGATGTCTAAAATTAAAACGCCACAGTTTTTGAGATACTGCCCTTGCTGCTACGAACAAGACTTAAACAATTTTGGAGAGAGCTATTGGCGTAGGCTGCCACAAGTTCCCGGAGTATTATATTGTCCAACGCATCAAGTGCTTTATAAAGAAAGCGCGGTAGATATAACAAAAGAGAATTTAGATTATATATGTGCAGATGATGATGTATGTAATGCGGCTTTATCCAGTGATGAAGTTGCAGCGTATAAAGAGTTCGATGAGAGATATGTTCAAAATGTGCAATGGCTTATGCAAAATCGAATTCGTTTGCCACACAATTATATGAGTAGTTTCTATATAGATAGATTGAGAGATGCAGAATTAACATCTTACGCCGGCAATATAAAAATGACCGAATTCCTTGAAGCTTTTCAAACATATTATCCTGCTAGTTATCTGGAAATGATGCAGAGCGCGGTCAGCTTAGAAGAAAGAAACAATTGGCTGAAACTATTTATAAGGAACACCGCCAAAAATAGAAGTCCTTTGCGACACTTGCTAGTGCTTCAGTTTTTGAATGTACCGTTAGATAAATTATTCGAGCTAGAGCCGGTCATCGGAAAGCGAGTAAGAAAAAGAAGCAATCGCGTACCGATTTATTCAAGCGAAGAACGAAAAGAACAATGGTTAATGTTACTTAGCAAACATCCAAATGCAAATCGCAAAGAACTAAGCAAAATAAATAACGGATTATTTGCATGGCTGCGCATTCATGAGCGCGAGTGGTTTGATGAGGTAACGCCTAAAGGGAGAAAGGGGTGTAATCAATAA
- a CDS encoding LytTR family DNA-binding domain-containing protein: protein MNNKLDSFTKDISQQYITMLRDWIPANSSVAIAVNNMYVYFHSSHQNIHLEVGQPVLPGSIAEQVLQTRQKTEAILDNSLFDTPYYGIGYPISLQNQPAALVIVLPPSFSIKKTEPFQFLTGKQEEEWNPIAINKISHIESLQKKTWFYVDSEQFKTNITLKELQTRLPSYFIRIHRSYIVNIHFIKKMARDLTSNFIVTLVDGSELPVSQSYLNNLRNALEF from the coding sequence ATGAATAATAAGTTAGATTCGTTCACAAAAGATATTTCACAACAATATATTACGATGTTGAGGGATTGGATTCCTGCAAATTCATCCGTAGCTATTGCTGTTAATAATATGTATGTTTATTTTCATTCAAGCCATCAAAATATCCACTTAGAAGTGGGGCAACCGGTATTACCAGGCAGTATTGCAGAGCAGGTGCTACAAACACGTCAAAAGACAGAAGCTATTTTAGATAATTCTTTATTTGATACACCCTATTATGGCATTGGTTATCCAATTAGCCTGCAAAATCAACCTGCAGCATTAGTAATTGTTTTACCTCCATCCTTTTCTATAAAAAAGACAGAGCCATTTCAATTTTTAACAGGGAAGCAAGAGGAAGAATGGAATCCTATAGCGATCAATAAAATATCTCATATAGAAAGCCTGCAGAAAAAAACGTGGTTTTATGTAGATAGTGAGCAATTTAAAACAAATATTACACTCAAGGAACTACAAACAAGGTTACCCTCCTATTTTATTCGTATTCATAGATCATATATTGTAAATATTCATTTTATCAAAAAGATGGCACGCGATCTCACATCCAATTTTATCGTTACATTAGTTGATGGAAGTGAACTACCAGTCAGCCAATCTTATCTTAATAACCTTAGAAATGCTCTGGAATTTTAA